A genomic stretch from Mesomycoplasma neurolyticum includes:
- a CDS encoding adenylate kinase family protein, with protein MIKIQNFNFIFLGAPGSGKGTLANALAKATNLVHVSTGDIFRRTIEEASPLGLELKSIVEKGFYVPDTITNQVVENQLQILTKKNKNFILDGYPRTVNQAEFLKTLNDIKIFKVILLDVEQDIIIQRLTKRRYCPKCQKTYHLIFKPSTKGKLCENDDTLLIQRNDDQEEAIKKRLDIYEKETKVLIDFYKKENMLITLNANNNPEILVDEILKLMN; from the coding sequence ATGATAAAAATTCAAAATTTTAATTTTATTTTTTTAGGAGCTCCTGGTTCAGGGAAAGGAACGCTAGCTAATGCTTTAGCAAAAGCAACTAATCTTGTTCATGTTTCAACAGGTGACATTTTCCGTCGTACAATTGAAGAAGCTAGCCCTTTAGGTCTTGAATTAAAATCAATAGTTGAAAAAGGTTTTTATGTTCCTGATACTATTACTAATCAAGTTGTTGAAAACCAGCTTCAGATTTTAACAAAAAAAAACAAGAATTTTATTCTTGATGGCTATCCAAGAACTGTTAATCAGGCTGAGTTTTTAAAAACTTTAAATGATATTAAAATTTTTAAAGTTATTTTACTTGATGTTGAACAAGATATTATCATCCAAAGACTAACTAAAAGAAGATATTGTCCAAAATGTCAAAAAACTTATCATTTAATTTTTAAGCCTTCTACAAAAGGTAAATTATGTGAAAATGATGATACACTTTTAATCCAAAGAAATGATGATCAAGAAGAAGCTATTAAAAAAAGATTAGATATCTATGAAAAAGAAACAAAAGTGTTAATTGATTTTTATAAAAAAGAAAATATGTTAATTACACTAAATGCTAATAATAATCCTGAAATTTTAGTTGATGAAATTTTAAAATTAATGAATTAA
- the map gene encoding type I methionyl aminopeptidase, which translates to MANLIKTEQEIQLIKQSCQILKEVKKILFDFIKPGISILEIDKLAYEEIIKRGGKPAFLNYQGFPNTICASLNDELIHGIPNDRILKDYDLISIDIGVIYKGYYSDSAFTKSVGKTNEENESLIKAAKDAFYAGINAIEKNVKISTISNAIYQEIKKHNFYTPLEFTGHGIGKNLHEKPDIPNHTFFNKTGPMLKDNMVICIEPMILQDSPKVKILGDKWTVVARSGKKAAHYEQTVLIKNNKAEILT; encoded by the coding sequence ATGGCAAATTTAATTAAAACCGAACAAGAAATTCAATTAATTAAGCAATCTTGTCAAATTCTTAAAGAGGTTAAAAAAATTTTATTTGATTTCATTAAACCAGGTATATCTATTTTAGAAATTGATAAATTAGCTTATGAAGAAATTATAAAACGTGGAGGAAAACCTGCATTTTTAAACTATCAAGGTTTTCCAAATACTATTTGTGCTTCTTTAAATGATGAGTTAATTCATGGAATACCTAATGATAGAATTTTAAAAGATTATGATTTAATTTCAATTGATATTGGTGTTATTTACAAAGGTTATTATTCAGATTCGGCATTTACTAAAAGTGTTGGCAAAACAAATGAAGAAAATGAAAGCTTAATTAAAGCTGCAAAAGATGCATTTTACGCAGGTATTAATGCAATAGAAAAAAATGTTAAAATTAGCACTATCTCCAATGCTATTTATCAAGAAATTAAAAAACATAATTTTTATACACCACTTGAATTTACAGGTCATGGTATTGGAAAAAATCTACATGAAAAACCAGATATTCCAAATCACACTTTTTTTAATAAAACTGGTCCAATGTTAAAAGATAATATGGTCATTTGCATTGAACCTATGATTTTACAAGATTCACCAAAAGTAAAAATTTTGGGTGATAAATGAACCGTAGTTGCTAGAAGTGGTAAAAAAGCTGCACATTATGAACAAACAGTTTTAATCAAAAATAATAAGGCAGAAATATTAACTTAA